In the genome of Pseudomonas sp. HS6, one region contains:
- a CDS encoding carbohydrate ABC transporter permease → MSKRKLIPLLLYILFLLVPIYWLLNMSFKSNTEILGGLTLFPQDFTFHNYKVIFTDPSWYTGYLNSLYYVSLNTVISLSVALPAAYAFSRYRFLGDKHLFFWLLTNRMAPPAVFLLPFFQLYSSIGLFDTHIAVALAHCLFNVPLAVWILEGFMSGVPKEIDETAYIDGYSFPKFFVKIFIPLIGSGIGVTAFFCFMFSWVELLLARTLTSVNAKPIAAVMTRTVSASGIDWGVLAAAGVLTILPGMLVIWFVRNHVAKGFALGRV, encoded by the coding sequence ATGAGCAAAAGAAAACTGATACCCCTGCTGCTCTACATCCTGTTCCTGCTGGTGCCGATCTACTGGCTGCTGAACATGTCGTTCAAGAGCAACACCGAAATCCTCGGCGGCCTGACGCTGTTTCCCCAGGATTTCACCTTCCACAACTACAAGGTGATCTTCACCGATCCGAGCTGGTACACCGGTTACCTCAACTCGCTGTACTACGTGAGCCTGAACACGGTGATTTCCCTGAGCGTGGCATTACCGGCAGCCTATGCGTTTTCCCGTTATCGCTTTCTCGGCGACAAGCACCTGTTCTTCTGGCTGCTGACCAACCGCATGGCGCCGCCGGCGGTGTTCCTGCTGCCGTTCTTCCAGCTGTATTCGTCGATTGGTCTGTTCGATACCCACATCGCGGTGGCGCTGGCGCACTGCCTGTTCAACGTGCCGCTGGCGGTGTGGATTCTCGAAGGGTTCATGTCCGGCGTGCCCAAGGAAATCGACGAAACCGCCTACATCGACGGCTATAGCTTTCCCAAGTTCTTCGTGAAGATCTTCATTCCGCTGATTGGCTCCGGGATCGGGGTGACGGCGTTTTTCTGCTTCATGTTTTCCTGGGTCGAACTGCTGCTGGCGCGCACGCTGACCTCGGTTAATGCCAAGCCGATCGCAGCGGTGATGACGCGCACGGTGTCGGCGTCCGGCATCGACTGGGGCGTGCTGGCGGCGGCGGGGGTGTTGACCATCCTGCCGGGCATGCTGGTGATCTGGTTTGTTCGCAACCACGTGGCCAAGGGCTTTGCCCTGGGCCGGGTCTGA
- a CDS encoding heavy metal response regulator transcription factor, producing MRILVVEDELKAAEYLHQGLTESGYIVDHAVNGADGLHLAQQQVYDLIILDVNLPELDGWGVLEQLRRTHSTRVMMLTARGRLADKIRGLDLGADDYLVKPFEFPELLARVRTLMRRSENIPVPQVLKVADLELDPGRHRAFRGTQRIDLTTKEFALLHLLMRQSGEVLTRTQIISLVWDMNFDCDTNVVEVSIRRLRAKIDDPFDSKLIHTLRGVGYVLEARE from the coding sequence ATGCGAATCCTTGTCGTCGAGGACGAGCTTAAAGCTGCCGAATACTTGCACCAGGGTCTGACCGAAAGTGGTTATATCGTTGACCACGCCGTTAATGGCGCGGATGGTTTGCACTTGGCGCAACAACAGGTGTATGACCTGATCATTCTGGATGTGAATCTGCCGGAACTCGACGGTTGGGGCGTGCTGGAGCAGTTGCGCCGCACCCACTCGACCCGAGTGATGATGCTCACCGCACGCGGTCGACTGGCGGACAAGATCCGGGGTCTGGATCTGGGCGCCGACGACTATCTGGTCAAGCCGTTCGAGTTTCCGGAACTGCTGGCCCGGGTGCGCACCCTAATGCGCCGTAGCGAAAACATCCCGGTGCCGCAGGTGCTCAAGGTCGCCGATCTGGAACTCGATCCGGGCCGCCACCGGGCATTTCGCGGCACGCAGCGCATCGACCTGACCACCAAGGAGTTCGCCCTGTTGCATCTGCTGATGCGCCAGTCCGGCGAAGTGCTGACCCGCACTCAGATCATCTCGCTGGTGTGGGACATGAATTTTGACTGTGACACCAACGTGGTAGAAGTTTCGATCCGCCGCTTGCGGGCGAAGATCGACGACCCGTTCGACAGCAAACTGATCCACACCCTGCGCGGTGTCGGCTATGTGCTGGAGGCGCGGGAATGA
- a CDS encoding ABC transporter ATP-binding protein codes for MAEIRLQHLAHSYTSTPSGPEDYAIREMDHIWEQGGAYALLGPSGCGKSTLLNIISGLLSPSQGHVLFDGKAVNDLTPEKRNIAQVFQFPVVYDTMTVFDNLAFPLRNQGMAEAKVHSKVQEIAEVLDLQNLLSKKARNLTADEKQKVSMGRGLVRDDVSAILFDEPLTVIDPHLKWKLRRKLKQIHEQFNITMVYVTHDQLEASTFADKIAVMYGGQIVQFGTPRELFERPSHTFVGYFIGSPGMNLIEVQPQPGGVGFNSTHLPLSDALQRHIEHGQWKNLKVGIRPEFIHVWDEPFDDAMQARVVHVEDLGTYKTMTLDLDGAPLKVRLAEDKPVPQGTAYISFPAQWLMVYADEFLLEASEEVQP; via the coding sequence ATGGCCGAAATCCGTTTGCAACACCTCGCCCACAGCTACACCAGCACCCCGAGCGGGCCCGAGGACTACGCGATCCGCGAGATGGATCACATCTGGGAGCAGGGCGGCGCCTATGCCTTGCTCGGGCCGTCGGGTTGCGGCAAGTCGACCTTGCTCAACATCATTTCCGGCCTGCTCAGCCCGTCTCAGGGCCATGTGCTGTTCGATGGCAAAGCGGTCAACGACCTGACGCCGGAGAAACGCAACATCGCGCAGGTTTTCCAGTTTCCGGTGGTCTACGACACCATGACCGTGTTCGACAACCTGGCCTTCCCGCTGCGCAATCAGGGCATGGCCGAGGCGAAAGTGCACAGCAAGGTGCAGGAAATCGCCGAAGTCCTCGACTTGCAAAACTTGTTGAGCAAGAAGGCGCGCAACCTCACCGCCGACGAAAAACAGAAAGTCTCCATGGGCCGTGGTCTGGTGCGTGACGACGTCTCGGCGATTCTGTTCGATGAGCCATTGACGGTGATCGACCCGCACCTGAAATGGAAACTGCGGCGCAAGCTCAAGCAGATCCACGAGCAGTTCAACATCACCATGGTCTACGTCACCCACGATCAACTGGAGGCCTCGACCTTCGCCGACAAGATTGCGGTGATGTACGGCGGCCAGATCGTTCAGTTCGGTACGCCCCGGGAATTGTTCGAGCGACCGAGCCACACCTTTGTCGGCTACTTCATCGGCAGCCCCGGGATGAACCTGATCGAGGTGCAGCCGCAACCGGGCGGCGTCGGTTTCAACTCGACCCATCTGCCGCTGTCCGACGCGCTGCAACGGCATATCGAACATGGCCAGTGGAAAAACCTGAAGGTCGGCATCCGCCCCGAGTTCATTCATGTGTGGGACGAGCCGTTTGATGACGCGATGCAGGCGCGGGTCGTACACGTCGAAGACCTCGGCACCTACAAAACCATGACCCTGGATCTGGACGGCGCACCGCTGAAAGTGCGCCTGGCCGAGGACAAACCGGTGCCGCAGGGCACGGCGTACATCAGTTTCCCGGCGCAGTGGCTGATGGTCTATGCCGATGAGTTCCTGCTCGAAGCCAGCGAAGAGGTACAGCCATGA
- a CDS encoding carbohydrate ABC transporter permease gives MNKVQNNKAWWLVLPVFLLVAFSAVIPMMTVVNYSVQDIFDQSSRYFVGADWYKQVLLDPRLHDSLLRQFIYSACVLLIEIPLGIAIALTMPTKGRWSSVVLIVLAIPLLIPWNVVGTIWQIFGRADIGLLGSSLNAMGISYNYAANTMDAWVTVLVMDVWHWTSLVALLCFSGLRAIPDVYYQAARIDRASAWAVFRHIQLPKLKSVLLIAVMLRFMDSFMIYTEPFVLTGGGPGNATTFLSQTLTQMAVGQFDLGPAAAFSLVYFLIILLVSWLFYTAMTHSDANR, from the coding sequence ATGAACAAGGTGCAGAACAACAAGGCCTGGTGGCTGGTGCTGCCGGTGTTCCTGCTGGTGGCATTCAGTGCGGTGATCCCGATGATGACCGTGGTCAATTATTCGGTGCAGGACATTTTCGACCAGTCCAGCCGCTACTTCGTCGGTGCCGACTGGTACAAGCAGGTGCTGCTTGATCCACGGCTGCACGACTCGTTGCTGCGTCAGTTCATCTACTCGGCGTGCGTGCTGCTGATCGAAATCCCCCTCGGGATCGCCATCGCCCTGACCATGCCGACCAAGGGCCGCTGGTCGTCGGTGGTGCTGATCGTGCTGGCGATTCCGTTGCTGATTCCATGGAACGTGGTCGGCACCATCTGGCAGATCTTCGGTCGTGCCGACATCGGCCTGTTGGGTTCGAGCCTCAACGCCATGGGCATCAGCTACAACTACGCGGCCAATACCATGGATGCGTGGGTCACGGTGCTGGTGATGGACGTCTGGCACTGGACCTCGCTGGTGGCGCTGCTGTGTTTCTCTGGGCTGCGGGCGATTCCCGATGTGTATTACCAGGCGGCGCGGATCGACCGGGCTTCGGCCTGGGCGGTGTTCCGGCACATCCAGTTGCCCAAGCTGAAAAGCGTGCTGCTGATCGCGGTGATGCTGCGTTTCATGGACAGCTTCATGATCTACACCGAGCCGTTCGTGCTCACCGGCGGCGGGCCGGGCAATGCCACGACCTTCTTGAGTCAGACCCTGACCCAGATGGCCGTAGGCCAATTCGACCTCGGGCCAGCGGCAGCCTTTTCGCTGGTGTACTTCCTGATCATCCTGCTGGTGTCCTGGCTGTTCTATACCGCCATGACCCACAGCGACGCCAACCGCTGA
- a CDS encoding ABC transporter substrate-binding protein, whose translation MFDKNNKLRHSISLAAMLALSGLSATAWADAYEDAAKKWIGSEFKPSTLTAEQQLEELKWFIKAAEPFRGMEIKVVSETLTTHEYESKVLAKAFTEITGIKLTHDLLQEGDVVEKMQTVMQSDKNIYDGWVNDSDLIGTHFRYGKTESITDLMANEGKNFTSPTLDIKDFIGISFTTAPDGKIYQLPDQQFANLYWFRADWFERADLKAKFKEKYGYELGVPVNWSAYEDIAKFFSEDVKEIDGKRIYGHMDYGKKDPSLGWRFTDAWFSMAGGGDKGLPNGLPVDEWGIRVEDCHPVGSSVTRGGDTNGPAAVFATTKYVDWLKAYAPPEAAGMTFSESGPVPSQGNIAQQIFWYTAFTADMTKPGLPVVNADGTPKWRMAPSPRGPYWEEGMKLGYQDVGSWTFMKSTPEKQKLAAWLYAQFVTSKTVSLKKTIVGLTPIRESDINSQAMTDLAPKLGGLVEFYRSPARVQWTPTGTNVPDYPRLAQLWWSHIAEAASGDKTPQQALDGLAKDQDAIMTRLERSKAQAVCAPKMNPERDAQYWFDQPGAPKPKLANEKPKGETVSYNELLKSWEAARK comes from the coding sequence ATGTTCGACAAAAACAATAAGCTGCGACATAGCATTTCATTGGCGGCCATGCTGGCACTCAGCGGTTTGAGCGCAACCGCCTGGGCCGATGCGTACGAAGACGCGGCAAAAAAATGGATCGGCAGCGAGTTCAAGCCGTCGACCCTGACAGCCGAGCAGCAGCTCGAAGAGCTGAAATGGTTCATAAAGGCCGCCGAGCCGTTTCGCGGGATGGAAATCAAGGTCGTTTCGGAAACCCTGACCACCCACGAATATGAATCGAAGGTGCTGGCCAAGGCCTTCACCGAAATCACCGGGATCAAGCTGACCCACGACCTGCTGCAGGAAGGCGACGTCGTGGAAAAAATGCAGACGGTGATGCAGTCGGACAAGAACATCTACGACGGCTGGGTCAACGATTCGGACCTGATCGGCACGCACTTTCGCTACGGCAAGACCGAGTCGATCACCGACCTGATGGCCAACGAAGGCAAGAACTTCACCTCGCCGACCCTCGATATCAAGGACTTCATCGGCATTTCGTTCACCACCGCGCCGGACGGCAAGATCTATCAATTGCCTGACCAGCAGTTCGCCAACCTGTACTGGTTCCGCGCCGACTGGTTCGAACGGGCCGACCTGAAGGCCAAGTTCAAGGAAAAGTACGGCTATGAGCTGGGCGTGCCGGTGAACTGGTCCGCCTATGAAGACATCGCCAAATTCTTCAGCGAAGACGTCAAGGAAATCGACGGCAAACGCATCTACGGGCACATGGACTACGGCAAGAAAGACCCGTCGCTGGGCTGGCGCTTCACCGATGCCTGGTTCTCCATGGCCGGTGGCGGCGACAAGGGCCTGCCCAACGGCTTGCCGGTGGACGAGTGGGGCATCCGCGTCGAGGACTGCCATCCGGTGGGTTCCAGCGTGACTCGCGGCGGTGACACCAACGGTCCGGCGGCGGTATTCGCCACGACCAAGTACGTGGATTGGCTCAAGGCCTACGCGCCACCGGAAGCGGCAGGCATGACCTTCTCCGAGTCCGGCCCCGTGCCGTCCCAGGGCAACATCGCCCAGCAGATTTTCTGGTACACCGCGTTCACCGCCGACATGACCAAACCGGGCCTGCCGGTGGTCAATGCCGACGGCACGCCGAAATGGCGGATGGCACCGTCGCCGCGCGGACCGTACTGGGAAGAGGGCATGAAGCTGGGTTATCAGGACGTGGGTTCCTGGACCTTCATGAAGTCCACGCCTGAGAAACAGAAACTCGCGGCCTGGCTGTACGCGCAGTTCGTGACCTCGAAAACCGTGTCGCTTAAGAAAACCATCGTCGGCCTGACGCCCATCCGCGAGTCGGACATCAACTCGCAAGCCATGACTGACCTGGCACCGAAACTCGGTGGTCTGGTCGAGTTCTACCGCAGCCCGGCCCGCGTGCAATGGACGCCGACCGGCACCAACGTGCCGGACTACCCACGTCTGGCACAACTGTGGTGGAGCCACATCGCTGAAGCCGCCAGCGGCGACAAGACTCCGCAACAGGCGCTCGACGGCCTGGCCAAGGATCAGGACGCGATCATGACCCGTCTGGAACGCTCCAAGGCCCAAGCGGTGTGTGCTCCGAAAATGAACCCGGAGCGCGACGCGCAATACTGGTTCGATCAGCCGGGTGCACCAAAACCGAAACTGGCCAACGAGAAACCGAAGGGCGAAACCGTGAGCTACAACGAACTGCTCAAGTCGTGGGAGGCGGCACGCAAGTAA
- a CDS encoding heavy metal sensor histidine kinase, which yields MKPASLSLRLGLTVSILGALLVVFLAILAYFALTHELNALSRDSLEKKMAQVEHSLSLYVDANEVSGKPHILLDQVMGHDNLTLTIYDRSKLRSPLLKSGSGLADPRIELKVVRETTDQLTFTDSTDAEGAKFLTASKLIRLKDGSNVPVLLSMDNAHDQALLSAYLRSTLIALPLLLVFIGLTAWGAVQRGLAPLREFRKVAARVTTQDLDHRLSVVNMPQELSELAQGINVMLDRLDSGVQQLSQFSDDLAHELRTPINNLMGKAQVTLSRERSVEEYTDVLVSCTEELERVARIVSDMLFLAQASQPMAHASFEPIALEEEAFRVAELFSLSAQDKQIHLKVVGSAQVSGDRLMIQRAISNLLSNALRHCPPGKTVSLFIEQAPTQAALRVSNPGAGIEAQHLPHLFDRFYRVDSSRTRSQGSTGLGLAIVRSIMSLHSGTAQVQSRPGAMTVFSLVFPVFAEKH from the coding sequence ATGAAGCCGGCCAGCCTGTCGCTGCGACTGGGTCTGACCGTCAGCATCCTTGGCGCGTTGCTGGTGGTGTTCCTGGCGATCCTCGCGTATTTCGCCTTGACTCATGAGCTCAATGCATTGTCCCGGGACAGCCTGGAAAAGAAGATGGCGCAGGTGGAACACAGCCTCTCGCTGTACGTCGATGCCAATGAGGTCAGTGGCAAACCGCACATTCTGCTCGATCAGGTCATGGGGCATGACAACCTGACGCTGACGATTTATGACCGCAGCAAACTGCGCTCCCCCCTGCTCAAGTCCGGCTCGGGATTGGCGGATCCACGGATCGAGTTGAAGGTGGTGCGAGAGACGACTGATCAGTTGACCTTCACCGACAGCACCGATGCGGAAGGTGCGAAATTTCTTACTGCATCAAAGCTGATTCGTCTGAAGGACGGCAGCAACGTACCGGTGCTGCTGTCGATGGACAATGCCCATGATCAGGCGTTGCTCAGCGCCTACTTGCGCTCGACGCTGATTGCCTTGCCGCTGCTGCTGGTGTTCATCGGCCTGACCGCATGGGGCGCGGTGCAGCGCGGACTCGCGCCGCTGCGCGAGTTTCGCAAAGTGGCGGCGCGAGTGACGACGCAGGATCTCGATCACCGGTTGTCGGTGGTGAACATGCCTCAGGAACTCAGCGAGCTGGCGCAAGGCATCAACGTCATGCTCGATCGCCTGGACAGCGGTGTGCAGCAGTTGTCGCAGTTCTCGGATGATCTGGCCCATGAGCTGCGTACACCGATCAACAACCTGATGGGCAAGGCTCAGGTCACGCTGTCGCGGGAACGCTCGGTCGAGGAATACACCGACGTGCTGGTGTCCTGCACCGAAGAGCTGGAGCGCGTCGCGCGAATTGTCTCGGACATGTTGTTTCTGGCCCAGGCCAGCCAGCCGATGGCGCACGCCTCGTTCGAGCCGATTGCACTGGAAGAAGAGGCGTTCCGGGTAGCCGAGCTGTTTTCCCTGTCGGCGCAGGACAAGCAGATCCATCTGAAGGTGGTCGGCAGCGCGCAGGTCTCTGGCGACCGACTGATGATTCAGCGAGCGATATCGAACTTGCTGTCCAATGCCCTGCGCCACTGCCCGCCCGGCAAAACCGTTTCGCTGTTCATCGAACAGGCGCCGACACAAGCGGCGTTGCGGGTGAGTAATCCTGGCGCGGGTATCGAAGCGCAGCATCTGCCGCATCTGTTCGACCGTTTTTACCGGGTCGACAGCAGCCGCACCCGCTCGCAGGGCAGCACCGGTCTGGGGCTGGCCATCGTGCGTTCGATCATGAGCCTGCATTCGGGCACCGCGCAGGTGCAGAGCCGTCCGGGGGCGATGACGGTTTTCAGTCTGGTGTTCCCAGTGTTCGCAGAAAAGCATTAA
- a CDS encoding DUF2160 domain-containing protein, with translation MEWMSWTVPTAAFFIVIGLILVGMTTWELRSPSILRRGLLPIATTRGDRLFIGLLGSAYLHLLVIGVTDWSIWVASALSLVWLLAVMRWG, from the coding sequence ATGGAATGGATGAGCTGGACCGTCCCGACGGCGGCGTTTTTCATCGTGATTGGCTTGATCCTGGTGGGCATGACCACTTGGGAACTGCGCTCGCCGAGCATCTTGCGGCGAGGGCTTCTACCGATTGCCACCACCCGTGGTGATCGTTTGTTCATCGGTCTTCTCGGCAGCGCCTACCTGCATTTGCTGGTAATCGGCGTGACCGACTGGAGCATCTGGGTGGCGTCCGCGTTGTCCCTGGTGTGGCTGTTGGCTGTGATGCGTTGGGGCTAG
- a CDS encoding alpha/beta fold hydrolase, with the protein MTFSLQGRGYYPTGDGHQLYWERHGIAGSEPVFFLHGGPGGRCSRHHLEFFDLRRFDIILFDQRGCGRSTPYGERRDNTTGLCVEDIDALRQHFGFEKISVLGVSWGSWLAIQYQQRYPQHLLKTTLVSVFVPFAANVRSYDQALHDGLAQSPQATSGHRARDIYRILREGCPLQQRVAAIEWLNGVLRRTGQTVCPGTLESFVDQEAVLAIRLELHYHLQGYFFQPKNQDLILDDNTLLIQGIRDTFGMASVRWLRERMNLHCRLLHAGHNAFEGAILKAVRRAVKREIEG; encoded by the coding sequence ATGACCTTTTCCCTGCAAGGCAGAGGCTATTACCCGACCGGTGATGGCCATCAACTCTACTGGGAACGCCATGGCATTGCGGGAAGCGAACCGGTGTTTTTCCTGCATGGCGGCCCCGGCGGGCGCTGCAGTCGTCATCATCTGGAGTTCTTCGACCTGCGCCGCTTCGACATCATCCTGTTTGACCAGCGCGGTTGCGGGCGCTCGACGCCCTACGGCGAACGGCGCGACAACACCACCGGCCTGTGTGTCGAAGACATCGACGCCCTGCGCCAGCACTTCGGCTTCGAAAAAATCAGTGTGCTGGGCGTTTCATGGGGCAGTTGGCTGGCGATCCAGTACCAGCAGCGCTATCCGCAGCACCTGCTGAAAACCACACTGGTCTCGGTGTTCGTACCTTTCGCAGCCAATGTCCGGTCATACGATCAGGCACTCCATGACGGGTTGGCACAATCGCCTCAAGCGACGTCAGGCCATCGCGCCAGGGACATCTACCGGATACTCCGTGAAGGCTGCCCATTGCAACAGCGTGTCGCCGCCATTGAATGGTTGAATGGGGTTTTGCGCCGCACGGGGCAGACGGTTTGCCCCGGCACGCTGGAGAGTTTCGTCGATCAGGAAGCAGTGCTCGCCATCCGCCTGGAGCTGCATTACCACCTGCAAGGCTATTTCTTCCAGCCAAAAAACCAAGACCTGATCCTCGACGACAACACCCTGCTGATCCAGGGCATCCGCGATACCTTCGGCATGGCCAGCGTGCGCTGGCTCAGAGAGCGGATGAACCTTCACTGCCGTTTGCTGCACGCCGGGCACAACGCCTTTGAAGGCGCCATCCTCAAAGCCGTACGCCGGGCGGTGAAACGTGAAATCGAAGGCTGA
- a CDS encoding ABC transporter ATP-binding protein, producing the protein MSLTLEHVSRTVEGQTWIDDASLKFEAGSFNVLLGRTLSGKTSLMRLMAGLDKPDNGRILMNGVDVTQRPVRLRNVSMVYQQFINYPTMTVFENIASPLRQAGISNEQIQSKVQDTAKMLRIEKFLKRYPLELSGGQQQRTAMARALVKDAELILFDEPLVNLDYKLREELRQEMRELFKARHTIAIYATTEPNEALALGGTTTILHEGRVIQSGPSTEVYHQPQTVLAAELFSEPPINLMPGRIAGNEVSFANFVHFPLNVDLRPVGEGEFRFGVRPSHISLVPSNDDDLELAVTVEVAEISGSETFLHVRNEHFLLVLHLPGVHEYDVDAPIRIYIPTHKLFVFDALGRLVQAPGRRVARVA; encoded by the coding sequence ATGTCACTCACCCTGGAGCACGTCAGCCGCACCGTCGAGGGCCAGACCTGGATCGACGATGCGAGCCTGAAATTCGAAGCCGGATCCTTCAACGTCCTGCTCGGGCGCACGCTGTCCGGCAAGACCAGCCTCATGCGCTTGATGGCCGGTCTGGACAAGCCCGACAACGGTCGGATCCTGATGAACGGCGTCGACGTCACCCAGCGTCCGGTGCGCCTGCGCAACGTTTCGATGGTGTATCAGCAGTTCATCAATTACCCGACCATGACGGTGTTCGAGAATATCGCCTCGCCGCTGCGCCAGGCCGGGATCTCCAATGAGCAGATCCAGAGCAAGGTGCAGGACACCGCGAAGATGCTGCGCATCGAGAAGTTCCTGAAGCGCTATCCGCTGGAACTCTCCGGTGGCCAGCAACAGCGCACAGCCATGGCCCGGGCGCTGGTCAAGGATGCCGAGCTGATCCTGTTCGATGAACCGCTGGTCAACCTCGACTACAAACTGCGCGAAGAACTGCGCCAGGAAATGCGTGAGCTGTTCAAGGCGCGCCACACCATCGCCATCTACGCCACCACCGAGCCCAACGAAGCGCTGGCACTGGGCGGCACCACCACCATTCTTCACGAAGGCCGGGTGATCCAGAGCGGCCCGTCGACCGAGGTCTATCACCAGCCACAAACGGTGCTGGCGGCCGAACTGTTCTCCGAGCCGCCGATCAACCTGATGCCGGGACGCATCGCCGGTAACGAAGTGAGTTTCGCCAACTTCGTGCACTTCCCGTTGAACGTCGATCTGCGGCCGGTGGGCGAGGGCGAATTCCGTTTCGGCGTGCGTCCGAGTCATATCTCGCTGGTGCCGAGCAACGACGACGACCTCGAATTGGCGGTAACCGTCGAGGTGGCGGAAATCAGCGGTTCGGAAACCTTCCTGCATGTGCGCAACGAGCATTTCCTGCTGGTGTTGCACTTGCCCGGCGTTCACGAATACGACGTCGATGCGCCGATTCGCATCTATATCCCGACCCATAAACTGTTTGTGTTCGATGCGCTGGGCCGTCTGGTGCAGGCACCGGGCCGGCGTGTCGCGAGGGTTGCCTGA
- a CDS encoding TolC family protein — protein sequence MPGLIERTARTRLKKTASGLLLLACTSLASASTLTLDQALQTAFAGNPDLAAAQWEIGIAEGDRKQAGLIPNPEVSWEAEDTRRQSRTTTVMLSQPIELGGKRGARIDVASRAQDAAGIELERKRNALRADVIQAFNGAQTAQQRLQLARQSLQLAEHGLRVAQGRIEAGKSSPVEGTRAQVQLSEVRLELSRAERDQANAYQQLAQVMGAPLPTSTSVQSAAQTLANVPPPTRLLERLNETAELRLAKLQIDQREASLGLEKSQRIPDLTVSIGSQYSETERERVNVVGLSMPIPLFNRNQGNVLAAARRTDQARDLRNATELRLRTEIQTTLAQWQTANGEIKAFNQTILPAAKSAVDSATRGFEMGKFGFLDVLDAQRTLISARTQYIQAVSESTDARVRIERIFGDLSVSP from the coding sequence TTGCCCGGTTTAATAGAACGGACGGCGCGAACGCGCCTGAAAAAAACCGCCAGCGGCCTCTTGTTGTTGGCCTGTACAAGCCTTGCCAGTGCTTCGACCCTGACCCTGGATCAGGCCCTGCAAACCGCCTTTGCCGGCAACCCGGATCTGGCCGCAGCGCAGTGGGAAATCGGCATTGCCGAAGGTGACCGCAAACAGGCTGGTCTGATCCCCAACCCCGAGGTTTCCTGGGAGGCCGAAGACACCCGGCGCCAGTCGCGCACCACCACGGTGATGCTCAGCCAGCCGATCGAACTGGGCGGCAAGCGTGGCGCCCGGATCGACGTCGCCAGCCGTGCCCAGGACGCTGCCGGCATCGAACTGGAGCGCAAGCGCAACGCATTGCGCGCCGATGTGATTCAAGCGTTCAACGGCGCGCAAACGGCGCAGCAACGGTTGCAACTGGCCCGGCAGTCGCTGCAACTCGCCGAACACGGTTTGCGTGTTGCCCAAGGGCGGATTGAGGCGGGGAAGTCGTCGCCGGTGGAAGGTACTCGTGCGCAAGTACAGCTCTCGGAAGTGCGCCTGGAACTTAGCCGCGCTGAGCGCGATCAGGCCAATGCGTACCAGCAACTGGCGCAGGTCATGGGTGCACCGTTGCCGACTTCGACCTCAGTGCAAAGCGCTGCTCAGACCCTGGCGAATGTCCCGCCGCCGACCCGTTTGCTTGAGCGCCTGAACGAAACAGCGGAGCTGCGTCTGGCCAAGTTGCAGATCGACCAGCGCGAGGCGTCGCTGGGGCTGGAAAAGTCCCAGCGGATTCCCGATCTCACCGTCAGCATCGGAAGTCAGTACAGCGAAACCGAGCGCGAACGGGTCAACGTGGTCGGGCTGTCGATGCCGATCCCGCTGTTCAACCGTAATCAGGGCAATGTGCTGGCGGCGGCGCGGCGTACCGATCAGGCGCGGGATCTGCGCAACGCTACCGAGTTGCGCTTACGCACAGAAATCCAGACCACGCTTGCGCAATGGCAGACCGCCAACGGCGAAATCAAAGCGTTCAACCAGACCATCCTGCCCGCCGCGAAAAGTGCGGTGGACAGCGCCACTCGCGGTTTCGAAATGGGCAAGTTCGGCTTCCTCGACGTGCTCGACGCCCAGCGCACGCTGATCAGCGCCCGTACTCAATACATCCAGGCGGTGAGCGAGTCGACCGACGCTCGAGTCCGCATCGAACGCATTTTCGGCGACCTCAGCGTCAGCCCTTGA